One Nicotiana sylvestris chromosome 12, ASM39365v2, whole genome shotgun sequence genomic window carries:
- the LOC138883805 gene encoding uncharacterized protein: MKGVRIGVVLISETGNHYLVTTQLLFYCTNNMAEYEACILGLRLAADKDIQEVLVLGDSYLLVHQIQGEWEMRDLKLIPYQQCLHDFCQRFRSVEFRHIPRVHNEAVDSFATLESMLHHPDKAYVDPLHIQVRDQHAYCNMIE; the protein is encoded by the coding sequence atgaaggGAGTCAGGATAGgagttgtgcttatttctgaaacagggaatCACTATCTTGTTACGACTCAGCTTctgttttattgcaccaacaatatggctgagtatgaagcctgtattttgggtctaaggctagctgcagacaaggatatccaggaagtcttggtcttgggagactcataTCTTCTGGtgcatcaaattcaaggagaatgggaaatgcgagatttgaagctcataccgtaccaacaatgtttgcatgatttttgtcaacggtttcgatcagtggagtttaggcatattccaagggtccataatgaggccGTCGATTCTTTTGCTACCCTggaatcaatgttgcaccatccagacaaagcttatgtcgatcctcttcATAtccaagtccgagatcagcatgcttactgtaacatgattgaaTAA